A stretch of DNA from candidate division TA06 bacterium:
CAGAATTCAGAATTCTTGGATAGGCCCCAGGTGTGGCTGATCGCCGGGGTCAACGGCTCGGGCAAGACCACCACCATGGCAAGCTGGGAAACCTTTTGATCTCCGGCGGAAACAGGGTGATGCTGGCCGCGGCCGACACTTACCGGGCGGTGGCCATCGAGCAACTGGAACTCTGGGCTAAAAAGATCGGGGCCGGTTTCGTGGGTTCGGCCCCCAGGGCGGATCCGGCCAGCGTAGCCTTCGATGCGGTCAGCGCGGCCCAGTCCCAGAAAACAGATGTTCTTTTGATAGACACCGCCGGCCGGCTGCATACCCAAAAGCATCTCAGGGATGAATTAATCAAAATCCATAACACCATCGCCAAAAAAATGCCCGGCGCGCCCCACCAGACCCTGCTGGTGCTGGACGCCACCACCGGACAGAACGCCCTTTCCCAGACCAGGCTTTTTTCGGAAGCCATCCCGGTGCCTGGCATCGTGCTGACCAAGTTAGACGGAACGGCCAAGGGAGGGATAGTGCTGGCCATAGCCCAGGAGCTTATACTGCCGGTGGTGCTGGCCGGGGTGGGCGAAGGGGCGGAAGACCTGGGGATATTCGATGCCGTGGAGTTTGTGGAAGGTGTGCTGGGGTAAAATATTCGTGAAAGTATCTTGACAGACGTTGGTTGTATAGCATATTAGCAGAAATAAGACAGGCGCGAATATAAATATAACAGCATGCGCCATAGGCAAGCGTAGCCGGAATGTCTGGACTAATGGGGTGGTTGATTATTATTTCGGGCGTGCCCACTGTCGCCCCGCCCTTGACGAAGCGCATTCCGTTCGCGTTGGGAGGCTCACGATAAAATTTGCCAAAATTACGCAACGAAACATTATGGGGAGTTATGCCATGAATCTGTTAAATAGAATATCAACGGATCCCTTGATCTGCCACGGCAAGGCCTGCATTAAGGGTACCCGGATTATGGTGTCGGTTGTTTTAGATAATTTAGCTGCCGGGGTCAGTTTTGATGAAATCATAAAAAGCTATCCTTCTTTGACAGTGGAGGACATAAAGGCGGCCATTGGCTATGCTGCCGAGTTGACCAAGGAACAGATTGCCTTTAGTCTCCGGCACGCACGGATGAAGTTTAAGACCGACGAAAATTTACCGGCGGAAATAGCCGACTTGCTGCGTAAGGCCAAGCACGATGCGGCCACGGTTTTTGAGCAACGGTTGTCCGGCGCAAGCGACGACAGGATCGCCGATGTCTGCAAACGCGAAATGCGAAGAAAGACCGGGGGATTTGAAGTGGTTTATTGGCATAATTGGTATGTTGACGGCGTCTGGTCGGTAATTGATACTTTTAAAAATTGCATTGCCTTGTGCGATGGCCGGTTTTTAGATATGAAGACATTGGCTGTGTATGGCGATTCCAGTTGCATAATTTTCAAATAGCCGGATTTTTGGGTAAAGAACCCTCCGAATTGTTCAACATCAAACTGCCATTCTCTA
This window harbors:
- a CDS encoding DUF5615 family PIN-like protein; this encodes MVDYYFGRAHCRPALDEAHSVRVGRLTIKFAKITQRNIMGSYAMNLLNRISTDPLICHGKACIKGTRIMVSVVLDNLAAGVSFDEIIKSYPSLTVEDIKAAIGYAAELTKEQIAFSLRHARMKFKTDENLPAEIADLLRKAKHDAATVFEQRLSGASDDRIADVCKREMRRKTGGFEVVYWHNWYVDGVWSVIDTFKNCIALCDGRFLDMKTLAVYGDSSCIIFK